The Streptomyces sp. CC0208 genome window below encodes:
- a CDS encoding SDR family oxidoreductase → MSSPDPQVRAARNQSTNPAARGPVVAVTGAASGIGALLTERLAASEEIKQVIALDERRGECAEAQWHILDVRDPAIAEKLRGADVVVHLALDLDLETDPAARTAYNVRGTQTVLTAAAAAGVHRVVLCTSAMVYGALPDNELPLSEDAELRATAEATGVGDLLEIERLARRAPRAHPGLNVTVVRPAVLVGGGTDTALTRYFESPRLLVVAGSRPAWQFCHVEDLCSALEHAVLEKVDGELAVGCDGWLEQEEIEELSGIRRMELPSAVALGAAARLHRIGLTPSPAGDLAYTMYPWVVSGSRLHDAGWRPRWTNEEVLAVLLEEVAGRHTVAGRRLGRKDATAAGAAGATVALLGAAAVVRRARKARRRI, encoded by the coding sequence GTGAGTTCCCCTGATCCGCAGGTTCGCGCAGCGCGAAACCAGTCAACCAATCCCGCCGCGCGCGGGCCAGTCGTCGCGGTCACCGGCGCCGCGTCCGGCATCGGAGCGCTGCTCACCGAGCGGCTGGCCGCCTCGGAGGAGATCAAGCAGGTCATCGCGCTCGACGAGCGGCGCGGTGAGTGCGCCGAGGCGCAGTGGCACATCCTGGACGTACGCGATCCGGCCATCGCGGAGAAGCTGCGCGGCGCCGACGTCGTGGTGCATCTCGCGCTCGACCTCGACCTGGAGACAGACCCCGCGGCGCGTACGGCCTACAACGTGCGCGGGACGCAGACCGTGCTGACCGCCGCGGCGGCCGCGGGCGTGCACCGGGTCGTGCTGTGCACCTCGGCGATGGTCTACGGGGCGCTCCCGGACAACGAGCTGCCTCTCTCGGAGGACGCCGAGCTGCGGGCCACCGCGGAGGCGACCGGGGTCGGCGACCTGCTGGAGATCGAGCGACTCGCCCGGCGGGCGCCTCGGGCGCATCCGGGGCTGAACGTCACCGTGGTGCGGCCCGCGGTGCTGGTGGGCGGGGGCACGGACACCGCTCTGACCCGGTACTTCGAGTCGCCGCGGCTGCTGGTCGTGGCCGGGTCCCGGCCCGCCTGGCAGTTCTGCCACGTCGAGGACCTGTGCAGCGCACTGGAGCATGCCGTCCTGGAGAAGGTCGACGGGGAGCTCGCCGTCGGGTGCGACGGATGGCTGGAGCAGGAGGAGATCGAGGAGCTCAGCGGGATCCGCCGGATGGAGCTGCCGTCGGCGGTCGCGCTGGGGGCGGCGGCCCGGCTGCACCGCATCGGTCTGACGCCGTCTCCCGCGGGGGACCTGGCATACACGATGTACCCGTGGGTGGTGAGCGGCAGCCGGCTGCATGACGCCGGGTGGCGGCCGCGGTGGACCAACGAGGAGGTGCTCGCGGTGCTGCTGGAGGAGGTCGCGGGGCGGCACACGGTCGCCGGGCGGCGGCTGGGGCGCAAGGACGCGACGGCGGCGGGCGCGGCCGGGGCGACGGTGGCGCTGCTGGGCGCGGCGGCTGTCGTACGGCGGGCTCGGAAGGCTCGGCGGAGGATCTGA
- a CDS encoding SEL1-like repeat protein → MDVMGDKATLFETGRFVQPSGRDGVGEAADDAAEEVRQRLAAEAGDVEAMSVLGALLLRRGDLDGAEPHLRAATAAGDRAAANNLGVLLHQRGYADDAAGWWRIAAVAGSAAAAHALGRHHRERGDEPAAEYWLRQSAEQGHALGAYALADLLEHRQDAGAEQWMRIAAERGHREAAYRLARALDRRLGPEGDVGDDHGAGAEAELWYRQAAARGHRRAALHLGAILERRGALKEAGRWYLTSAKDGEARAACALGFLLRDAGDTESAAVWWLRAAQDGDGNAANALGALHAERGEPQTAERWYRAAMDAGDDNGAYNLGLLCAEQGRTAQAEQWYRRAAYAGHREAANALAILLLQGGDTAGAEPWFSKAAEAGSVDAAFNLGILFAGRGEEAVALRWYERAAAAGHTEAALQVGIARLREGDEAGAERHLRCAAGGGSAEAAYRLATVLDARRPPAPEHSLGEPVHEEKSECEEWYERAASQGHRRAQVRVGMLAAARGDVVEAARWYREAAEAGSRNGAFNLGLLLAREGSEPEAAVWWARAADAGHGRAALRLALVYARRGELAEGQRWADRAVALGPAEVSERAARLRDALREELSA, encoded by the coding sequence ATGGACGTTATGGGGGACAAGGCAACTCTGTTCGAGACAGGGCGTTTTGTGCAACCTTCCGGGCGGGACGGGGTCGGGGAGGCGGCTGACGACGCCGCCGAGGAGGTCCGGCAGCGCCTGGCCGCCGAAGCCGGTGACGTCGAGGCGATGAGTGTCCTCGGCGCCCTCCTGCTGCGCCGCGGCGACCTCGACGGAGCCGAGCCCCATCTGCGTGCCGCCACCGCCGCCGGCGACCGGGCCGCCGCCAACAACCTGGGTGTCCTGCTGCACCAGCGCGGATACGCCGACGACGCCGCCGGCTGGTGGCGGATCGCCGCCGTCGCCGGGTCCGCCGCGGCCGCGCACGCGCTGGGGCGCCACCATCGTGAGCGGGGCGACGAGCCCGCCGCCGAGTACTGGCTGCGCCAGTCCGCCGAGCAGGGACACGCGCTGGGCGCCTACGCGCTCGCCGACCTGCTGGAGCACCGCCAGGACGCGGGCGCCGAGCAGTGGATGCGGATCGCCGCCGAGCGAGGACACCGGGAGGCGGCCTACCGACTGGCCCGCGCGCTCGACCGCCGACTGGGTCCCGAGGGGGACGTCGGGGACGACCACGGCGCCGGGGCCGAGGCCGAGCTGTGGTACCGGCAGGCCGCCGCGCGCGGGCACCGGCGGGCCGCGCTGCATCTCGGGGCGATCCTGGAGCGGCGCGGTGCGCTCAAGGAGGCCGGGCGCTGGTACCTGACGTCCGCCAAGGACGGCGAGGCGCGGGCCGCCTGCGCGCTCGGGTTCCTGCTGCGGGACGCGGGCGACACCGAGAGCGCCGCCGTGTGGTGGCTGCGCGCCGCCCAGGACGGCGACGGCAACGCGGCCAACGCGCTGGGCGCCCTGCACGCCGAGCGCGGCGAGCCGCAGACCGCCGAGCGGTGGTACCGGGCCGCGATGGACGCAGGCGACGACAACGGCGCGTACAACCTCGGGCTGCTCTGCGCCGAGCAGGGGCGCACCGCGCAGGCCGAACAGTGGTACCGGCGGGCCGCGTACGCGGGACACCGCGAGGCGGCCAACGCGCTCGCCATCCTGCTGCTGCAGGGCGGGGACACGGCCGGGGCCGAGCCCTGGTTCTCCAAGGCCGCGGAGGCCGGGAGCGTGGACGCCGCGTTCAACCTCGGCATCCTGTTCGCCGGACGCGGCGAGGAGGCCGTCGCCCTGCGCTGGTACGAGCGGGCCGCCGCCGCCGGGCACACCGAGGCCGCGCTCCAGGTGGGCATCGCCCGGCTGCGGGAGGGGGACGAGGCCGGCGCCGAGCGGCACCTGCGGTGTGCCGCGGGAGGGGGCAGCGCGGAGGCCGCGTACCGGCTCGCGACCGTGCTGGACGCGCGGCGGCCGCCGGCGCCCGAGCACTCGCTCGGGGAGCCGGTGCACGAGGAGAAGAGCGAGTGCGAGGAGTGGTACGAGCGGGCGGCCTCCCAGGGGCACCGCCGCGCGCAGGTACGGGTGGGCATGCTCGCCGCCGCCCGGGGTGACGTCGTGGAGGCGGCCCGGTGGTACCGGGAGGCCGCCGAGGCGGGATCCCGAAACGGGGCGTTCAACCTGGGACTGCTGCTCGCCCGGGAGGGGAGCGAGCCGGAGGCCGCCGTGTGGTGGGCCCGGGCCGCCGACGCGGGGCACGGGCGGGCGGCGTTGCGGTTGGCCCTCGTCTACGCGCGTCGGGGAGAGCTGGCCGAGGGACAGCGCTGGGCCGACCGGGCGGTGGCCCTCGGACCTGCGGAGGTCTCCGAGCGGGCGGCTCGGCTGCGGGACGCGTTGCGCGAGGAGCTGTCGGCGTAG
- a CDS encoding PPA1309 family protein translates to MSNTPMAASPLTRAVLEIDEYASGLGWDQPARLFALVDTARLRAQEPALASQLGLQDAQAPSGFTPIEQDEIPAGKPLDEFLGTIAWPDAVVGCALTVERLMLPPSAEASVPQGLSEGKLAKWVAEHPDRQEVRMTVAVLRDGTRDSALRLREKDSPTEVLTGRDLVPGLAEALSATFAD, encoded by the coding sequence ATGTCCAACACCCCCATGGCGGCGAGCCCGCTCACCCGGGCCGTACTCGAGATCGACGAGTACGCCTCCGGCCTCGGCTGGGACCAGCCCGCCCGCCTCTTCGCCCTCGTAGACACCGCCCGGCTGCGGGCCCAGGAACCCGCTCTCGCGAGCCAGCTCGGTCTGCAGGACGCGCAGGCGCCCTCGGGCTTCACCCCCATCGAGCAGGACGAGATTCCCGCGGGCAAGCCGCTCGACGAGTTCCTCGGCACCATCGCCTGGCCCGACGCCGTCGTCGGCTGCGCACTCACCGTGGAGCGCCTGATGCTGCCGCCGTCCGCCGAGGCGTCCGTCCCGCAGGGGCTGAGCGAGGGCAAGCTGGCGAAGTGGGTCGCCGAGCACCCGGACCGTCAGGAGGTCCGCATGACGGTCGCGGTCCTGCGCGACGGCACCCGGGACTCGGCCCTGCGGCTGCGCGAGAAGGACTCCCCGACCGAGGTCCTCACGGGCCGCGACCTGGTGCCCGGCCTGGCGGAGGCCCTGTCGGCGACCTTCGCGGACTGA
- a CDS encoding UPF0182 family protein yields the protein MPDRGGGPTGPRMRVGRPSRRARTLLMTLGVLAVLGMAFTMFAGFWTDWLWYRSVNYSSVFTTTLWTKIGLFFVFGLLMALAVGFNIWLAHRLRPPLSAMSMEQQNLDRYRMSIAPYKKWLLLGIVSLVGLIAGASASSQWRTWLMWVNGVSFGQKDPQFHLDISFYTFDLPWYRFLLGFGFAAAILSVIAAALTHYLYGGLRVTSPGARATAAATGHLSVLLGIFVALKAVAYWLDRYGLAVKSSDFKATDSWTGLRYVDANAYLPAKTILFCIAVICALLFFATLWRRTWQLPVIGFGLMVLSAILIGGLYPAIVQKFQVQPNEQAKEAPYVEKNLKATREAYGIDDASVKEYDGKATTTDQTKLRDDVDATASIRVVDPNVVSPTFQQLQQMRNYYAFPTNLDVDRYSKDGKDQDTVIGLRELNLAGIPKNNWINDHFRYTHGYGVVAAKGTEADAEGRPVFTESNLPSQGDLGTYQQRVYYGEKTTEYSIVGGPQKEIDYSDDSGEKTYSYKAKSGVNLSNPVNRAAYAVAFSEPQILYSGAIGEGSRILYNRTPKQRVEAVAPWLTIDGDAYPAVVNGKIQWIVDAYTTTNGYPYSSRTTLGDTTADSLTATNNQRAVVAQQNQVNYIRNSVKATVDAYTGQVKLYQWDTKDPVLKTWMKAFPGTVEPRKDISTDLMAHLRYPQDLFKVQRELLARYHVEDADTFLSGSEVWQVPDDPTNKSGDAVPPYYLSMKMPDQSAQAFSLTTTFTPNGRDNLSAFMSVDAEAGTTDYGKIRILKLPTNTTVNGPKQVQSQFNSEQDIAETISLLNRGDSNVEYGNLLTVPLDGGLLYVEPVYVRGGGLKYPLLRKVLVTYGGNTAFEDTLDEALDKVFAADGSTTRPPDDGGDTTKPPPTSTNPTVQQALDDAQKAFDAGQEALKKGDWEAYGRAQEDLKDALRRAEDAQATADKGSSSAKPSASPSPRSSPSGSPSSSPSSSPSG from the coding sequence ATGCCGGACCGCGGCGGAGGCCCGACAGGGCCGCGGATGAGAGTGGGCCGCCCGTCCCGGCGGGCCAGGACCCTGCTCATGACGCTGGGCGTCCTTGCCGTTCTCGGCATGGCGTTCACCATGTTCGCGGGCTTCTGGACGGACTGGCTCTGGTACCGCTCGGTGAACTACTCGTCCGTGTTCACCACCACCCTGTGGACCAAGATCGGGCTGTTCTTCGTCTTCGGACTGCTGATGGCCCTCGCGGTCGGCTTCAACATCTGGCTGGCCCACCGACTGCGGCCGCCGCTGAGCGCCATGTCGATGGAGCAGCAGAACCTCGACCGCTACCGGATGAGCATCGCGCCGTACAAGAAGTGGCTGCTGCTCGGGATCGTCTCCCTGGTGGGCCTGATCGCCGGTGCCTCCGCCTCCAGCCAGTGGCGGACCTGGCTGATGTGGGTCAACGGCGTCTCCTTCGGCCAGAAGGACCCGCAGTTCCACCTCGACATCTCCTTCTACACCTTCGACCTGCCCTGGTACCGGTTCCTGCTCGGCTTCGGCTTCGCCGCCGCGATCCTCTCGGTGATCGCCGCCGCGCTCACCCACTACCTGTACGGCGGTCTGCGGGTCACCTCCCCGGGCGCGCGGGCCACGGCCGCCGCGACCGGCCACCTGTCGGTGCTGCTCGGCATCTTCGTCGCCCTGAAGGCGGTCGCGTACTGGCTCGACCGGTACGGCCTCGCGGTCAAGTCCAGCGACTTCAAGGCGACCGACAGCTGGACGGGCCTCAGGTACGTTGACGCGAACGCCTATCTGCCGGCCAAGACGATTTTGTTCTGCATCGCGGTGATCTGCGCGCTGCTGTTCTTCGCCACCCTGTGGCGGCGCACCTGGCAGCTGCCCGTGATCGGCTTCGGCCTGATGGTGCTCTCGGCGATCCTGATCGGCGGGCTCTACCCCGCGATCGTCCAGAAGTTCCAGGTCCAGCCGAACGAGCAGGCCAAGGAAGCGCCGTACGTCGAGAAGAACCTCAAGGCGACGCGTGAGGCGTACGGCATCGACGACGCCTCGGTGAAGGAGTACGACGGCAAGGCCACCACGACGGACCAGACCAAGCTGCGCGACGACGTCGACGCCACGGCGAGCATCCGGGTCGTGGACCCCAACGTCGTCTCGCCGACGTTCCAGCAGCTCCAGCAGATGCGGAACTACTACGCGTTCCCGACCAACCTGGACGTCGATCGCTACAGCAAGGACGGCAAGGATCAGGACACGGTCATCGGGCTGCGCGAGCTGAACCTCGCCGGTATCCCGAAGAACAACTGGATCAACGACCACTTCCGCTACACCCACGGTTACGGCGTGGTCGCCGCGAAGGGCACCGAGGCCGACGCCGAGGGCCGGCCGGTCTTCACCGAGTCCAACCTGCCGTCTCAGGGCGACCTCGGGACGTACCAGCAGCGCGTCTACTACGGCGAGAAGACCACCGAGTACTCGATCGTCGGCGGTCCCCAGAAGGAGATCGACTACTCCGACGACTCCGGCGAGAAGACCTACAGCTACAAGGCCAAGAGCGGGGTCAACCTCTCCAACCCGGTCAACCGGGCCGCGTACGCGGTGGCGTTCAGCGAGCCGCAGATCCTCTACTCCGGAGCGATCGGCGAGGGCTCGCGGATCCTGTACAACCGCACGCCCAAGCAGCGCGTCGAGGCCGTCGCCCCCTGGCTGACCATCGACGGCGACGCCTACCCGGCGGTGGTGAACGGCAAGATCCAGTGGATCGTCGACGCCTACACGACGACCAACGGCTACCCGTACTCCTCGCGCACGACCCTCGGCGACACCACGGCCGACTCGCTGACCGCGACGAACAACCAGCGCGCGGTCGTGGCCCAGCAGAACCAGGTCAACTACATCCGCAACTCGGTGAAGGCGACCGTCGACGCGTACACCGGCCAGGTCAAGCTCTACCAGTGGGACACCAAGGACCCGGTCCTCAAGACCTGGATGAAGGCGTTCCCGGGCACGGTGGAGCCGAGGAAGGACATCTCCACCGACCTGATGGCCCATCTGCGGTACCCGCAGGACCTGTTCAAGGTCCAGCGTGAGCTGCTGGCCCGCTACCACGTCGAGGACGCGGACACCTTCCTCAGCGGCAGCGAGGTGTGGCAGGTGCCGGACGACCCGACCAACAAGTCGGGCGACGCGGTGCCGCCGTACTACCTGAGCATGAAGATGCCCGACCAGTCGGCACAGGCGTTCTCGCTCACGACGACGTTCACGCCCAACGGCCGGGACAACCTCAGCGCCTTCATGTCGGTCGACGCCGAGGCGGGCACCACTGACTACGGCAAGATCAGAATCCTGAAACTGCCGACCAACACCACGGTCAACGGGCCCAAACAGGTGCAGAGCCAGTTCAACTCCGAACAGGACATCGCCGAGACCATCAGCCTCCTCAACAGAGGCGACTCCAATGTGGAGTACGGCAATCTCCTGACGGTGCCGCTCGACGGAGGACTGCTCTATGTGGAGCCGGTCTACGTACGCGGTGGTGGACTCAAGTACCCGCTGCTGCGGAAGGTGTTGGTGACCTACGGAGGCAACACCGCCTTCGAGGACACCCTCGACGAAGCCCTGGACAAGGTGTTCGCAGCGGACGGTTCGACCACTCGGCCACCGGACGACGGCGGCGACACGACCAAGCCGCCGCCGACCTCCACCAACCCGACGGTCCAACAGGCGCTGGACGACGCCCAGAAGGCCTTCGACGCCGGTCAGGAAGCCCTGAAGAAGGGTGACTGGGAGGCGTACGGCCGGGCCCAGGAGGATCTGAAGGACGCGCTCAGGCGTGCCGAGGACGCGCAGGCCACGGCGGACAAGGGCAGCAGCAGCGCGAAGCCCAGTGCCAGTCCCAGCCCCCGGAGCAGTCCCAGCGGTAGTCCGAGCAGCAGTCCGAGCAGCAGTCCCAGCGGCTGA
- a CDS encoding PDZ domain-containing protein produces the protein MPRRTATMLASTLMLIALLCAGVFIKVPYAEMSPGPTVNTLGDHGGEPVLQISGRKTYPTSGHLNMTTVRVTSADYKMNLVEAVYGWLAHDNKVVPHDTLYPDGKTEEQSTQENAEEFSQSQESAKVAALKELHVPVRSWVIVSTVVKDSPAEGKLHAGDVVKAVDGTAVKAPGDVAKLVTKHKPGEDVVFTVVPAKEQAAAEKANRPATKTEKVTITTRASDDEGEKRAIVGIAAGTDHTFPFTVDIKLADVGGPSAGLMFALGIYDKLTPGSLTGGTFVAGTGTIDDEGKVGPIGGIEMKTVGARDKGAQYFLTPADNCAAAAKDTPGGLTLVKVKTIDDALGALKDIREGRTSDLPKCTTKG, from the coding sequence ATGCCACGCCGCACCGCGACGATGCTCGCCTCCACCCTGATGCTGATCGCGCTTCTCTGCGCGGGAGTCTTCATCAAAGTGCCCTACGCCGAGATGTCACCGGGCCCCACGGTGAACACCCTCGGCGACCACGGCGGCGAGCCGGTGCTGCAGATCTCCGGGCGCAAGACATATCCGACGAGCGGTCACCTGAACATGACCACCGTCCGGGTCACCAGCGCCGACTACAAGATGAACCTCGTCGAGGCCGTCTACGGCTGGCTCGCGCACGACAACAAGGTCGTACCCCACGACACCCTCTACCCGGACGGCAAGACCGAGGAGCAATCGACCCAGGAGAACGCCGAGGAGTTCAGCCAGTCCCAGGAGAGCGCCAAGGTCGCCGCCCTGAAGGAACTGCACGTCCCGGTGCGGTCCTGGGTGATCGTCTCGACCGTCGTCAAGGACTCCCCGGCCGAGGGCAAGCTGCACGCGGGGGATGTCGTCAAGGCCGTCGACGGTACGGCCGTGAAGGCGCCGGGCGATGTCGCGAAGCTGGTGACGAAGCACAAGCCGGGCGAGGACGTCGTCTTCACCGTGGTGCCCGCGAAGGAACAGGCCGCCGCCGAGAAGGCGAACCGGCCGGCCACGAAGACCGAGAAGGTCACGATCACGACCAGGGCGTCCGACGACGAGGGCGAGAAGCGCGCCATCGTCGGGATCGCCGCAGGGACCGACCACACCTTCCCCTTCACCGTCGACATCAAGCTCGCCGACGTCGGCGGACCGAGCGCCGGTCTGATGTTCGCGCTCGGCATCTACGACAAGCTCACCCCGGGCAGCCTGACCGGCGGCACGTTCGTCGCCGGCACCGGCACGATCGACGACGAGGGCAAGGTCGGCCCGATCGGCGGTATCGAGATGAAGACGGTCGGCGCGCGCGACAAGGGCGCCCAGTACTTCCTGACGCCCGCCGACAACTGCGCGGCCGCCGCCAAGGACACCCCGGGCGGGCTCACCCTGGTCAAGGTGAAGACCATCGACGACGCCCTCGGCGCCCTCAAGGACATCCGCGAGGGTCGCACCTCCGACCTGCCGAAGTGCACGACCAAGGGCTGA
- a CDS encoding molybdenum cofactor biosynthesis protein MoaE — MAPINDHPGEQTADEPIKLIGIRETPLSLDEVFRAVGDDAAGGTALFVGTVRNHDGGADVDKLGYSCHPSAEAEMRRVAEKVVAEFPVRALAAVHRVGDLGVGDLAVVVAVSCPHRGEAFEACRKLIDDLKHEVPIWKHQTFSDGTEEWVGAC, encoded by the coding sequence ATGGCGCCTATCAACGATCATCCCGGTGAGCAGACCGCCGATGAGCCGATCAAGCTCATCGGTATCCGCGAGACCCCGCTCTCCCTCGACGAGGTCTTCCGCGCGGTCGGGGACGACGCCGCCGGTGGGACCGCCCTGTTCGTCGGGACCGTCAGGAATCACGACGGCGGCGCCGACGTCGACAAGCTCGGGTACTCGTGCCACCCCAGTGCCGAGGCCGAGATGCGGCGGGTCGCGGAGAAGGTCGTGGCCGAGTTCCCGGTGCGGGCGCTCGCCGCAGTGCACCGGGTGGGGGATCTCGGGGTGGGGGATCTGGCCGTGGTCGTCGCCGTGTCGTGTCCCCATCGGGGCGAGGCCTTCGAGGCCTGCCGGAAGCTGATCGACGATCTCAAGCACGAGGTGCCGATCTGGAAGCACCAGACGTTTTCTGACGGTACGGAGGAATGGGTCGGCGCCTGCTGA